Genomic segment of Streptomyces zhihengii:
ACGGCCGCGATGATGTAGGTCAGCTCGTTGCCGACGCCTTCGCCGGACTGCACCACGTCGAACGAGAACAGCAGGTGCTGGCCGGACACCCAGGCGGCGAACGCGACGCCCATGTAGAGGAAGATCTTGGTCCGCTTGACCGGGACGCCCACCGCGCGGGCGGCGTCGGCGCCGCCGCCGACGGCGAAGATCCAGTTGCCGAAGCGGGTGCGCAGCAGGATCCAGGTGGCCAGGGCGACGAGCACGGCCCACCACAGGATCGTCGACTTGACCGTGGCGCCGAGGAGCGGGGTCTCGGCGAACACCGCGCGGGCGGATGCGAATCCCTCCATGTCCGCGATGGACTTGGTGGACACGGTGCCGCTGATCAGCTTGGTGAAGCCGAGGTTGAGGCCGGTCAGCATCAGGAAGGTGCCGAGCGTGATGATGAAGCTGGGCAGCTTCGTGCGGGTGAGCATGAAGCCGTTGAAGGCGCCGATCGCCAGGGTGACCAGCAGGGACACCCCGACGCCGACCCAGACGTTGGCGGTCATCTGGTAGCTGAA
This window contains:
- a CDS encoding ABC transporter permease, with amino-acid sequence MSQAAPPAVPGSAEPAQDERLLRTSLTRRLMGRPELGSVVGAVAVFVFFSIVADSFLQPSSLNTVLYAASTLGVMAVPVALLMIGGEFDLSAGVMVTSSALISSMFSYQMTANVWVGVGVSLLVTLAIGAFNGFMLTRTKLPSFIITLGTFLMLTGLNLGFTKLISGTVSTKSIADMEGFASARAVFAETPLLGATVKSTILWWAVLVALATWILLRTRFGNWIFAVGGGADAARAVGVPVKRTKIFLYMGVAFAAWVSGQHLLFSFDVVQSGEGVGNELTYIIAAVIGGCLITGGYGSAIGSAVGAFIFGMTSKGIVYAEWNPDWFKFFLGAMLLLATLLNAWVRKRAEATR